The following are from one region of the Mesorhizobium sp. B4-1-4 genome:
- a CDS encoding EamA family transporter, with the protein MTLTAVARREAAPLPVAALMGAMVSIQIGATFAKTLFPVIGAQGTTTLRLVIGALMLIAVLRPWQIRPSRATLPWLIAYGVTLCALNLLFYAALARIPLGVAVALEFSGPLLVATLTSRRASDFAWIALAVAGIVLLSPFVHSLQPLDPAGVMLALAAGGFWALYIVLAQKAGAELGSRSTAYGMAIAAVLVLPFGVAQAGTGLLAPSILVSALLVGLFSSALPFWLEMVALTRMPARIYGTLTCLEPGLGALAGFLFLHESLTVPQLAGIAAVIVAAAGTALTSKPPVPSPE; encoded by the coding sequence GTGACATTGACCGCGGTTGCCCGTCGCGAAGCGGCGCCTTTGCCCGTCGCGGCGCTGATGGGCGCCATGGTGTCGATCCAGATCGGCGCCACCTTCGCCAAAACGCTGTTTCCCGTCATCGGCGCGCAGGGCACGACGACGCTAAGGCTGGTCATCGGCGCGCTGATGCTGATCGCGGTGCTGCGGCCGTGGCAGATACGGCCGTCGCGCGCCACCTTGCCGTGGCTCATCGCCTATGGCGTGACGCTTTGCGCGCTCAACCTCCTGTTCTATGCGGCACTTGCCAGGATTCCGCTCGGCGTCGCGGTGGCGCTGGAGTTTTCCGGGCCGCTTCTGGTGGCGACGCTGACCTCGCGGCGCGCCAGCGACTTCGCCTGGATCGCGCTGGCCGTGGCCGGAATCGTCCTGCTGTCGCCCTTCGTCCACTCGCTGCAGCCGCTCGATCCGGCCGGGGTGATGCTGGCACTGGCGGCCGGCGGCTTCTGGGCGCTGTACATTGTGCTCGCCCAGAAGGCGGGCGCGGAACTCGGCTCGCGCAGCACGGCCTATGGCATGGCGATCGCCGCCGTGCTGGTGCTGCCCTTCGGCGTGGCGCAGGCGGGAACGGGGCTGCTCGCGCCCTCGATCCTGGTCAGCGCGCTGCTGGTCGGCCTGTTCTCCAGCGCGCTGCCGTTCTGGCTGGAAATGGTGGCGCTGACCCGGATGCCGGCCCGCATCTACGGCACGCTGACCTGCCTGGAGCCGGGGCTCGGCGCACTCGCCGGCTTCCTGTTCCTGCACGAAAGCCTGACCGTGCCGCAACTCGCCGGCATCGCCGCCGTCATCGTCGCGGCCGCCGGCACCGCGCTGACCTCGAAGCCGCCGGTGCCGTCGCCGGAGTAG
- a CDS encoding aspartyl/asparaginyl beta-hydroxylase domain-containing protein, producing the protein MSRIYDLASDVIRRVYEKRIDAPAILDVATEFPNAAKFTSAWRGIRDEALAVRLNKVPRFHDIMPEQAEISANDGLDWRMFVLKAYDIAVPENLARMPVLARLLAECPEVKSAAVSFLAPRKHIPSHRGPFRGIMRFHLGLAIPRQADGRPATVMMINHQERRITDGEGMLWDDTYPHEVMNNADEARVALLLDVWRPNMPLDMEILSRLILLGVQAGMRRRGVSFAG; encoded by the coding sequence ATGTCGCGCATCTACGATCTTGCATCCGATGTGATCCGGCGTGTCTACGAAAAACGGATAGACGCGCCGGCTATCCTTGATGTAGCCACCGAATTTCCGAACGCGGCGAAATTCACCAGTGCCTGGCGCGGCATCCGCGACGAAGCGCTTGCGGTGCGACTGAACAAAGTGCCGCGCTTCCACGACATCATGCCGGAGCAGGCCGAAATCTCGGCCAATGACGGTCTCGACTGGCGCATGTTCGTGCTCAAGGCCTATGACATCGCGGTGCCGGAGAACCTCGCGCGGATGCCAGTTCTTGCGCGGCTGCTGGCCGAATGCCCGGAAGTCAAATCGGCGGCGGTTTCCTTCCTGGCACCGCGCAAACACATCCCCAGCCATCGCGGGCCTTTTCGGGGCATCATGCGATTTCACCTTGGCTTGGCCATTCCGCGGCAGGCGGATGGCCGCCCGGCAACCGTCATGATGATCAATCATCAGGAGAGGCGGATCACCGACGGCGAGGGCATGCTGTGGGACGACACATATCCGCATGAGGTGATGAACAACGCCGATGAGGCCCGGGTGGCCCTGCTGCTCGACGTCTGGCGCCCAAACATGCCGCTGGACATGGAAATCCTGTCCCGGCTGATCCTGCTTGGCGTGCAGGCCGGGATGCGCCGCAGGGGCGTGTCATTTGCCGGCTGA